From the genome of Pelobates fuscus isolate aPelFus1 chromosome 6, aPelFus1.pri, whole genome shotgun sequence, one region includes:
- the FAM187A gene encoding Ig-like V-type domain-containing protein FAM187A — translation MRLNAHANIFLLFDAFLLYMFPAGSFEIAEKEDIFRVVPCPAFIIFDIAAFLEGMTIELPCHCKPEQIDSVVWYYQKEIGDKSTRVLTDFGGTIVTDSENIHSGIDLLLRFSIRMFSLIVFQSQPEDSGYYICGSREGQYFYGYNVDIQKVTGILVAFEDQQGHPQGNLVMKDFKVFTLFWDWTICDRCNVRGEQRRVGLCYIQSKYLYPRYRITEENVAACGSGAVDSRFKMYLADRKPELAIRSCDAPCYVRKKGFMGALQHMWHLTATVTKFLLRLGKVPLQVHLHALGSSLALACPGAKPHFAVAWDKGKNRMYLAKYLLGNNASMRIFIDFGNHLNIHYVQRNDEATYTCWLQGRRKARFRLVVETDLNRNRKLTDVESIFAMKVIGYSILCFTIIFILANCLKVCSYNFRIIPFLN, via the coding sequence ATGCGCCTAAATGCACATGCAAACATCTTTCTTCTTTTTGATGCTTTCCTGTTGTACATGTTCCCAGCAGGGAGCTTTGAAATCGCAGAAAAAGAGGACATTTTCAGGGTAGTTCCGTGTCCTGCTTTCATTATTTTCGACATTGCTGCATTTCTTGAAGGTATGACCATTGAACTTCCATGTCATTGTAAACCAGAGCAAATAGACTCCGTGGTGTGGTACTACCAGAAGGAAATTGGGGATAAATCGACCCGTGTGCTAACAGACTTTGGTGGAACAATTGTGACTGATAGTGAAAACATTCACAGTGGAATTGATCTCCTCCTCAGGTTCAGTATAAGAATGTTTAGTCTAATTGTCTTCCAGTCTCAACCTGAAGACTCAGGTTATTATATATGTGGCTCTCGGGAAGGTCAATACTTTTATGGGTATAATGTGGACATCCAGAAAGTCACTGGCATATTAGTTGCATTTGAAGATCAGCAAGGTCACCCACAAGGTAATCTGGTGATGAAAGATTTTAAAGTTTTTACCTTGTTTTGGGATTGGACCATTTGTGACCGCTGTAACGTAAGAGGAGAGCAAAGGAGAGTGGGTCTGTGCTATATCCAAAGTAAGTACCTTTATCCAAGGTACCGTATTACAGAAGAAAATGTGGCTGCCTGTGGCTCTGGAGCAGTAGACTCAAGATTCAAGATGTATTTAGCAGATCGGAAACCAGAGTTAGCAATTAGGAGCTGTGATGCCCCTTGCTACGttagaaaaaaaggttttatggGTGCTCTTCAACATATGTGGCACCTCACTGCTACAGTAACGAAATTCCTGTTACGGCTTGGCAAGGTGCCCCTTCAGGTGCATTTACATGCTTTGGGAAGCAGTCTTGCCCTTGCATGTCCTGGAGCCAAACCGCACTTTGCTGTTGCTTGGGACAAGGGTAAGAATAGGATGTACCTTGCAAAGTACCTTCTTGGAAATAATGCCTCTATGAGAATCTTCATTGACTTTGGAAACCATCTAAATATTCACTATGTACAAAGAAATGACGAGGCAACATACACCTGCTGGCTCCAAGGGCGGCGAAAGGCCAGGTTCCGCCTGGTTGTGGAAACAGATTTAAATCGAAATCGCAAACTAACGGATGTGGAATCTATTTTTGCAATGAAGGTCATTGGCTATAGCATCCTTTGTTTCACCATCATATTCATATTAGCCAACTGCTTAAAGGTTTGTAGCTACAATTTCAGAATCATTCCATTTCTGAACTGA